A single window of Bacteroidales bacterium DNA harbors:
- a CDS encoding SagB/ThcOx family dehydrogenase yields MDKIKLPARKIGDRVNIGHALQKRISCRNYERKSVTLQQLANMLWAAQGVVSQSFTMRRTAPSAGATFPLEIFVAVRKEGVDGLDQGIYQYIPKEHALKQINEKDVTEELVKACFNQDFIQNAGANLLIAAEFERTKERYASRGERYVYMEAGSVTQNISLEAVEQGMGTVIVGAFDDDAVQKIFGLEKWYPLAVMPVGQPKDKKIYV; encoded by the coding sequence ATGGATAAGATCAAATTACCGGCAAGAAAGATAGGCGATAGGGTAAATATCGGTCATGCACTGCAGAAGAGAATCTCCTGCAGGAATTATGAGCGGAAGTCCGTTACCTTGCAGCAACTGGCTAATATGCTTTGGGCAGCACAGGGGGTCGTCAGTCAAAGTTTCACTATGCGCCGAACCGCACCCTCTGCAGGGGCCACTTTCCCGCTGGAAATTTTCGTTGCTGTAAGAAAAGAAGGAGTGGACGGACTGGATCAGGGCATTTACCAATACATCCCCAAAGAACATGCTCTTAAGCAGATCAATGAGAAGGATGTAACGGAAGAGCTTGTTAAAGCCTGCTTTAATCAGGATTTCATACAGAATGCGGGGGCGAATCTTCTTATTGCTGCTGAATTTGAAAGAACAAAGGAACGGTATGCTTCCCGTGGTGAAAGGTATGTTTACATGGAGGCCGGCTCGGTTACTCAGAACATTTCCCTGGAAGCTGTTGAGCAGGGCATGGGAACAGTTATTGTCGGTGCTTTTGATGATGACGCTGTTCAGAAAATCTTTGGATTGGAAAAATGGTACCCGTTGGCTGTTATGCCTGTGGGTCAGCCAAAGGATAAGAAGATATATGTATAA
- a CDS encoding BCCT family transporter has protein sequence MDRKNEEENQELKGIRKYFDIHPPVFWPAAILLAVFIAITLIVGDPMEKVFDNTQNWISSNFSWFLVLAVNFYLFFALYFAFSKFATIRLGGRNAVPEFSRGSWFAMLFSAGMGIGILFWSVAEPLFHFTDPPVGEGETIAAAQEAMKTTFLHWGLHAWAIYTLVGLALAFFSFNRNMPLAFRSIFYPILGEKVYKWPGDVIDVLAVLATLFGLATSLGLGVKQVSAGLNHLFSSPDTLTTRVLLIVGITGAATISVVSGLNQGVKKLSEMNINLGAILLVFILILGPTVFILDSYAQNLGNYLSGFFDKSFWTESYEQTQWQNDWTIFYWSWWISWSPFVGMFIARISRGRTVQEYVLSVLIVPTLLTFLWITAFGGSALFLELNGTADIISAVQENVATSIYNLFENFPLAEVTNFAAIVLVISFFVTSSDSGSLVVDAFTSGGKLKSPVTQRVFWASMEGAVAAILLIGGGLKALQTAAITTGLPFAIILIIMAVSLRKGLNKEYEKEELHRKARERESYKELVQKLIGKKQDNGSDKTDETDEKQS, from the coding sequence ATGGATCGGAAGAATGAGGAAGAGAATCAGGAATTAAAGGGAATAAGGAAATATTTTGATATCCATCCCCCTGTTTTTTGGCCGGCAGCAATCCTGCTGGCTGTTTTTATTGCCATAACCCTGATAGTAGGGGATCCCATGGAAAAAGTGTTTGATAATACCCAGAACTGGATATCCAGCAATTTTAGCTGGTTTTTGGTTTTGGCAGTTAATTTCTATCTGTTTTTCGCACTTTATTTTGCTTTTTCCAAATTTGCCACGATCCGGTTGGGAGGCAGAAATGCTGTTCCTGAGTTTAGCCGCGGATCGTGGTTTGCCATGCTTTTTAGCGCGGGAATGGGTATAGGTATCCTGTTTTGGAGTGTTGCCGAACCCCTTTTTCATTTCACCGATCCTCCGGTGGGAGAGGGGGAAACCATTGCCGCCGCCCAGGAAGCGATGAAAACTACATTTCTTCACTGGGGTCTGCATGCCTGGGCCATTTATACGCTTGTGGGCCTGGCACTGGCTTTTTTCTCATTCAACCGCAACATGCCCCTGGCATTTCGCTCCATATTTTATCCCATACTTGGCGAAAAAGTGTACAAATGGCCCGGTGATGTGATCGATGTGCTGGCTGTACTGGCCACACTGTTTGGTTTGGCCACTTCACTCGGTCTTGGTGTTAAGCAGGTAAGTGCCGGACTGAATCATTTGTTCTCCTCACCTGACACCCTCACGACCAGGGTGCTTCTTATCGTGGGGATAACCGGTGCTGCAACCATCTCCGTGGTTTCAGGCCTGAATCAAGGGGTAAAGAAACTTAGTGAGATGAATATCAACCTCGGCGCCATATTATTGGTATTTATACTGATCCTTGGACCTACTGTATTCATATTGGATTCCTATGCACAGAATCTGGGCAATTATCTCTCAGGTTTTTTCGACAAGAGCTTCTGGACGGAGAGTTACGAGCAAACCCAATGGCAAAATGACTGGACCATCTTCTACTGGTCGTGGTGGATATCCTGGTCGCCGTTTGTGGGGATGTTTATTGCCCGGATATCCCGGGGGAGAACCGTTCAGGAATATGTACTGAGTGTACTGATTGTACCTACATTGCTGACTTTTCTGTGGATAACGGCTTTTGGTGGTTCTGCCCTGTTCCTTGAACTGAATGGAACGGCGGATATCATCTCAGCAGTACAAGAGAATGTAGCCACCTCCATATATAACCTTTTTGAAAATTTCCCGCTGGCGGAAGTAACCAACTTTGCCGCGATTGTTTTGGTGATCAGCTTTTTTGTAACTTCTTCCGATTCCGGTTCTCTGGTGGTTGATGCATTTACTTCAGGAGGTAAATTAAAGTCGCCTGTTACCCAGCGGGTATTTTGGGCTTCCATGGAAGGTGCCGTAGCTGCCATATTGTTAATCGGAGGGGGTTTGAAAGCATTGCAGACGGCTGCCATAACCACGGGATTGCCATTTGCCATAATTTTGATCATTATGGCTGTAAGCTTGCGCAAAGGATTGAATAAAGAATATGAAAAAGAAGAACTGCACAGGAAAGCCAGGGAGCGCGAATCTTACAAAGAACTTGTTCAGAAGCTGATTGGGAAAAAACAAGATAATGGGTCGGACAAAACCGATGAAACGGATGAAAAACAATCATAA
- a CDS encoding SAM-dependent chlorinase/fluorinase: MMKTDTHRLITLTTDFGLQDEYVGLMKGVIHSINPDIPVIDLTHYIPPQDLEWAAYMIYYSFNYFPEGSIHVIVVDPGVGGSRPVKLLKLAGHYFLFPDNGVMTKLVRLQEPEEIWNISNSDYFLPEISNTFHGRDIFAPVAAYLSKGVHPGRLGEASDEMKTLSLPRPQVKANEITGHVIHIDRFGNLITDIEQRMVDKLSVSYNSPAIHLSRETLAGIQESYNEVREGEALAIFGSKGLLEISVNKGSAANVLNMD; this comes from the coding sequence GTGATGAAAACCGATACCCATCGCCTCATAACGTTAACTACAGATTTTGGATTGCAGGATGAATATGTGGGATTGATGAAAGGAGTGATCCATTCGATCAATCCCGACATACCGGTAATTGACCTGACACATTATATTCCCCCGCAGGATTTGGAGTGGGCCGCATATATGATTTATTATTCCTTTAATTATTTTCCTGAGGGAAGCATACACGTTATCGTTGTAGATCCCGGTGTAGGGGGAAGCCGGCCGGTTAAACTGCTCAAACTGGCAGGACATTATTTTCTTTTCCCGGATAACGGAGTAATGACGAAACTTGTTCGCCTACAAGAGCCTGAAGAGATATGGAACATCAGCAATTCGGATTATTTTTTGCCGGAGATCAGCAATACCTTTCATGGGAGGGATATTTTTGCCCCGGTTGCCGCCTATCTGAGCAAAGGAGTCCATCCCGGCAGGCTGGGAGAGGCATCTGATGAAATGAAAACCCTTTCTTTGCCGCGGCCCCAGGTGAAGGCAAATGAGATTACCGGTCACGTCATCCATATTGATCGGTTTGGCAATCTGATAACCGATATTGAACAGCGTATGGTTGATAAGCTTTCTGTATCCTATAATTCGCCGGCCATTCACCTTTCCCGGGAAACCCTTGCAGGTATCCAAGAGTCCTATAATGAAGTAAGGGAAGGCGAAGCCCTGGCCATTTTCGGATCAAAAGGCTTGCTGGAAATATCTGTAAATAAAGGGAGTGCCGCGAATGTGCTGAATATGGATAA
- a CDS encoding universal stress protein, protein MHTIKNLNTMLVCLDLTEIDRSLIRYASYLSQALELKKVIFFHAIQAYDLPDKSSKKFPDLESDLSTKIKSEINSVVSSHFKRNINTDVITRIENEDAANVIIDFTRKEEVDLALIGQKYGEDRSGHYGHKIAAEALTDLMFIPEDPELSLNKILCAVDLSKVSEKAFRRCLDISRAADAPIICHYLYDTHKSYFPATTIRTKGVMEKKIRKRFRKFLKKFDLTPDDVELRLRVNEEFKSQAEKLYDEAEDQKVDLLVVGAKGKTSVVTSLLGNVTERLRRMEKQMPVMIMKNVKTRE, encoded by the coding sequence ATGCATACCATAAAGAATTTAAATACCATGCTTGTCTGTCTTGATCTGACGGAAATTGACCGGTCTCTGATCAGGTATGCCTCCTATCTGAGCCAGGCACTGGAGCTGAAGAAGGTCATCTTTTTCCATGCCATTCAGGCTTATGACCTGCCCGATAAGTCGAGTAAAAAATTTCCGGATCTGGAAAGCGACCTGAGCACAAAAATAAAGTCGGAAATCAACAGTGTGGTCTCCAGTCATTTTAAAAGAAATATCAATACCGATGTGATCACGAGGATTGAGAATGAGGATGCTGCCAACGTAATTATTGATTTTACCCGCAAGGAGGAGGTCGATCTTGCCCTTATCGGTCAGAAATATGGTGAGGATCGCTCCGGGCATTACGGGCACAAGATCGCTGCAGAGGCATTGACCGATCTGATGTTTATCCCCGAGGACCCTGAGTTGTCTCTGAATAAGATATTATGTGCGGTAGATCTCTCAAAGGTTTCGGAAAAGGCTTTCAGGCGTTGCCTGGATATTTCCAGAGCTGCAGATGCTCCAATCATCTGCCATTATCTGTATGATACCCACAAGAGTTATTTTCCTGCCACAACCATTCGAACAAAAGGCGTGATGGAGAAAAAGATCCGTAAGCGATTCAGGAAGTTTCTGAAGAAGTTTGATCTGACACCGGATGATGTGGAATTGAGATTAAGGGTTAATGAAGAATTCAAGAGCCAGGCCGAGAAACTGTACGATGAAGCCGAGGATCAGAAAGTTGATCTATTGGTGGTAGGGGCAAAAGGGAAAACATCGGTCGTAACCAGCCTGCTGGGGAATGTTACGGAAAGACTAAGGAGAATGGAGAAACAGATGCCCGTGATGATCATGAAAAATGTGAAAACGAGGGAATAA
- a CDS encoding SDR family NAD(P)-dependent oxidoreductase has translation MSKNVFITGSTDGIGKQSAIELAKMDYHVIIHGRSDDSVNQAIEDIRKESGKDDITGYSGDFEVLSEVKDLADKVKKDYDNLDILVNNAGIFQKERELTKDGFEKTFQVNYLAHFLLTHLLMDLLENGEGARVVNVSSMVHATAIDFDNLQGEQSFSGSAAYGLSKLCNVLFTYKLAREKRDSNVTSNCLHPGVISTKLLKQNYGDIGAAVEEGAQNIIYVATTDAIEGVSGKYFVNQMPQGSATVTYETNVQDKLWEVSQEMLKG, from the coding sequence ATGAGCAAGAATGTATTCATTACCGGATCAACGGACGGAATAGGCAAACAATCGGCTATTGAGCTGGCTAAGATGGATTATCATGTAATCATTCACGGAAGAAGTGATGATTCGGTCAATCAGGCCATAGAGGATATTAGGAAGGAATCGGGTAAGGATGATATTACAGGCTATTCAGGTGATTTTGAAGTACTATCGGAGGTAAAGGATCTGGCAGATAAAGTAAAGAAGGATTATGACAACCTGGATATTCTGGTCAATAACGCAGGTATTTTTCAGAAAGAAAGAGAGCTGACGAAGGACGGATTTGAGAAAACCTTTCAGGTGAATTACCTGGCCCATTTTCTTTTGACCCATCTGCTTATGGATCTGTTGGAAAATGGTGAAGGAGCCAGGGTAGTGAATGTTTCTTCCATGGTTCATGCTACAGCCATTGATTTTGATAATCTTCAGGGTGAGCAGTCATTTTCGGGAAGCGCAGCTTACGGTCTCTCAAAGCTTTGCAATGTCTTGTTCACGTATAAGCTTGCCAGGGAAAAGCGGGATTCCAATGTAACCTCCAATTGTCTGCATCCGGGTGTCATCAGTACCAAACTTCTGAAACAGAATTATGGAGATATTGGGGCAGCCGTTGAGGAAGGCGCCCAAAACATTATTTATGTGGCCACTACAGATGCTATTGAAGGGGTATCGGGCAAATATTTTGTCAATCAAATGCCGCAGGGCTCGGCCACAGTTACTTATGAAACCAATGTACAGGATAAATTGTGGGAAGTAAGCCAGGAAATGCTAAAGGGATAA
- the dnaG gene encoding DNA primase, which yields MIDKGTTERIIETAEITDVIQDFVNLKKRGTNYLGLCPFHNEKTPSFTVSPSKGIFKCFGCGKGGNAINFIMEHEGLSYPEALRFLANKYNIEIEEKELSAEEIEQKNIKDSLQIVTNFAAKHFHDNLKNHQEGRSVGLSYLKERSIREDMIDKFDLGYSLDQWESFTQAALKKGFKQDYLEKTGLTIVKEDKRYDRFRGRIMFPIHSLSGNVIGFGGRTMKKDEKTAKYINSPESEIYHKSNILYGIYHAKKAITKNEKCYMVEGYTDVIALHQKGIENVVASSGTSLTENQIRLVKRFTPNITIIFDGDPAGIKASLRGIDLILEQGMNVKVLLLPEGEDPDSFSQKHSASDLVQYIEENEEDFIQFKTRLLSEEAQNDPVKRANLINDVVRSISMIPDGIMRTVYIKNCSSILEIDEKVLYEETNKIRNKRARQKHKREQAGRDKEEKNNQNLTSVPAFIEEVYSEIQEKEIIRLLLQYGEEELYTYKEDKYSDTKTLTVAQYIIKEILNDELEFKNLIYKQIFEEYLEILNRGAHPEKSHFIYHSDEQISKLAADLLSPAYELSEFFKKKSGVYVETEDMKLKMLVPEAIIAYKRKILEKAQKDKGKELQQAQQEGQDQEKIGELQQEYQTIAQAINSISKDRGWVVFR from the coding sequence ATGATTGACAAAGGCACCACTGAACGAATAATTGAAACCGCTGAAATTACGGATGTTATACAGGATTTTGTTAACCTGAAGAAACGGGGAACCAATTACCTGGGATTGTGTCCGTTCCATAACGAAAAAACACCTTCCTTTACTGTATCTCCATCAAAAGGGATATTTAAATGCTTTGGCTGCGGAAAAGGGGGCAATGCGATCAACTTTATCATGGAGCATGAGGGGCTGAGCTATCCGGAAGCCCTGCGATTCCTTGCAAACAAATACAATATCGAAATAGAAGAAAAAGAGCTGTCCGCAGAAGAGATTGAACAAAAAAACATCAAAGACAGCCTGCAGATTGTAACCAATTTTGCCGCAAAACATTTTCATGACAATCTGAAAAACCATCAGGAAGGCCGGTCAGTAGGACTCAGCTACCTGAAAGAAAGAAGCATCCGGGAGGACATGATCGATAAATTTGACCTGGGCTACAGCCTGGACCAATGGGAAAGCTTTACACAGGCTGCGCTCAAGAAAGGGTTCAAACAGGATTACCTGGAAAAAACAGGACTTACCATCGTAAAGGAAGATAAACGTTATGACCGCTTCAGGGGCCGTATCATGTTCCCGATACACAGCCTTTCCGGGAATGTGATCGGATTCGGCGGGAGGACCATGAAAAAGGACGAAAAAACAGCCAAATACATCAACTCACCTGAATCGGAGATATACCACAAAAGCAATATCCTTTACGGCATCTATCATGCCAAAAAAGCCATCACCAAAAATGAAAAATGCTATATGGTGGAGGGATATACCGATGTGATTGCCCTGCATCAGAAAGGCATTGAAAATGTGGTGGCCTCCTCCGGTACTTCTCTGACGGAAAACCAGATAAGACTCGTAAAACGGTTCACGCCCAACATCACCATTATTTTCGACGGCGACCCGGCAGGCATAAAAGCATCATTAAGAGGGATCGACCTCATTCTTGAGCAGGGGATGAATGTAAAGGTACTGCTTCTCCCCGAGGGCGAAGATCCCGACTCGTTTTCCCAAAAACATAGTGCCTCGGACCTGGTTCAATATATTGAAGAGAATGAAGAAGATTTCATCCAATTTAAAACGCGTTTGCTTTCGGAAGAAGCTCAAAACGATCCGGTAAAAAGGGCCAATCTGATCAATGATGTTGTCCGCTCCATATCCATGATACCCGACGGAATCATGCGGACGGTGTACATAAAAAACTGCAGCAGCATTCTGGAAATTGACGAGAAGGTACTTTATGAGGAGACCAACAAAATCCGCAACAAAAGGGCCCGCCAGAAACACAAAAGAGAACAGGCCGGACGTGACAAAGAAGAAAAAAACAACCAAAACCTTACATCGGTGCCGGCCTTTATTGAAGAAGTCTATTCCGAAATCCAGGAGAAGGAGATCATCCGGTTGTTGCTGCAATACGGTGAGGAAGAGCTATACACCTATAAGGAAGATAAATACAGCGATACCAAAACGCTTACAGTAGCACAGTATATCATCAAAGAGATACTGAACGACGAGCTGGAATTCAAAAACCTGATCTACAAACAAATTTTTGAAGAGTACCTGGAGATATTGAATAGAGGAGCCCATCCGGAGAAAAGCCATTTCATATACCACAGCGACGAACAGATCAGTAAGCTTGCCGCTGATCTTCTGAGCCCGGCCTACGAACTGAGTGAATTTTTCAAAAAGAAAAGCGGGGTGTACGTGGAAACAGAAGATATGAAGCTTAAAATGCTGGTTCCGGAGGCCATCATTGCGTATAAGCGAAAAATCCTGGAGAAGGCCCAGAAAGATAAGGGAAAAGAACTACAACAGGCCCAACAAGAAGGACAGGATCAGGAAAAGATCGGGGAACTTCAACAGGAATACCAAACCATTGCCCAGGCCATCAATTCAATTTCCAAAGACCGGGGTTGGGTGGTGTTTCGGTAA